GTGCAGCTCTACGTGCACGACAACCAGACCGCCGTGAAGCGCCCCGAGAAGGAGCTGAAGGCCTTCGGGAAGGTATTCCTCAAGCCCGGCGAAACCAAAACCGTGACCCTGGCGCTGCCCGCCGACTCGTTCAAGTACTACAACGAAAGCAAAAAGCAGTGGGTGCTGGCCCCGGGTAAGTTCAACCTGCTGGTAGGTAGCTCCTCGCGCGACATCCGCCAAACGGGCACCGTGAAGCTGTAGAGAGTTAAAAGTTGAGCGTTAAAAGTTAAAATCCGGACCTCGTAAAGAAGTCCGGATTTTAACTTTTAACGCTCAACTTTTAACTCTCTACAGCTTCACGGGCTCGCGCACGCCCAGCGCGTCGAGCGCGGCCGGTAGGCGCAGCAGCGCCGCATCGATGGAGGCCATGGACTCGGCACCGACTGAGAGGCGGAACCACGGGTCGGTGGCGTCGGCCCCGAAGGCGCTGAACGGCACCGCGGCCAACCCGGCGGCCTGAATGAGGTAGGAGGCCACATCTTTGGTGGTGGCCAGCACTTGGCCGGCGGGCGTGGTGCGGCCCACCGCGTCGATGCGGGCGGTGAGGTAGATGGCCCCGGCCGGCGCAATGGCGGCCACCGGGTAGCCCTGGGCCTCCAGGGCCCCCAGGCCGTCGTAGAGGGCTTGCAGGCTGCGCTGCAAGCCGGCTTTGATGCCGTCGAGGAAGGCATCGACAGGCCCAGTTTGGGGCAGGAACTTGGCGGCGGCCACCTGCTCGGCTTTGGGGGCCCAGGCCCCCACGTGGCCCAGGATGGCCTTCATCTGGTCAATTACCAGGGCGGGCCCGAAGGCGTAGCCCACGCGCACGCCGGTGGCGGCGAAGCACTTCGAGAGGCCGTCGATGTAGAGCACGTACTCGCGCAGGGCGGGGCGCAGGCTTACGGGGTCGAAGTGCTCGGTTTCGCCGAAGGTCAGCAGCCAGTAAATCTGGTCGTAGAGGATGTAGAGCGGCTTTTCGTTGGGGCCCCGGCGCTGGTTTTCGAGCAGCACCAGGTCGCAGATTTCTTCCAGCGCGGCCTTGGTGAATACCGTGCCGGTGGGGTTCAGCGGCGAGCACAGGGCCAGCAGCGTGGCCCCGGCCAGGTGGGGGGCCAGGTCGGCGGCGGTGGGCATGAAGTCGGCTTCGGGGCGGGTGGGCACGGCCACGGGCGTGGCCCCGGTGAGGTGGCAGTAGTGGTTGTTGTTCCACGACGGCACCGGGAACACCACCCGGTCGCCGGCATCCACCAGGGCCCGGTAGGCGGCGTAGATGAGCGGGCGCGAGCCCCCAGCCACCAAAAATTCGGCCGGCGTGTACGTCAGGCCCTGCCGCTGGTGCACAAAATCGGCCGCCGCTTGGCGCAGCTCGGCAATGCCGGGCGCGGGCGGGTAGTTGGTCTGGTGCTGCTGGTAAGCGGCGATAATGCCCTCCTGCAAGCCCTCGGGAATTGGGAACAGGGCGGGGTCGAAGTCGCCGATGGTGAGGTTGCAGATGGTCGCGCCCTGGCGCACCATATCACTCACCTCGTTGCCTATTTTGATGATTTCGGAGCCGCTGAGGCCCGCGGCCAGGTGCGATATTTTCATGGATAGGTGGGGAAAGTAAGTCCAGTTGGCGAGGCAAAGGTATTGCCCCCGCAACAACCGGCTTGCCGCCCAGGTTGCCCCAGGGCCCCACGGCTACTGCCCAGCGGCGCGGCGCAGCTCATCCTCGGCCCCGGCGGCGCGCTTGCGGGCCCCCGCCACCTTGGTACTACCGAAGCGGTAGGTGAAGGCCAGCGTGACCACCCGCGTGTCCTGCCGCTGGTAGAAGGTTTCCGAAAAGGTGGCGTATGTCTGGGTCGAGCGGACGGGCGTGGTGTAGAACACGTCGGCCACGTTCAGGCGCAGCGTGGCCTGCTGGGCCCACAGGCTTTTCTGCACGCCGGCCCCCACCTGGCCGCGGTATTTTAGCCGCTCGTAGCCAAAGGTTTCGCCGGTTTCGAAGTTCGTGCTTAGCTCGCCCGTCCAGCCGCCGGGCAGGGCAAACGTGTTGCTGCCGGTGAAGGTGAGGGCCGGCCGGTGGTTGACGGGTGGGCCCCCCGCGGGCCCCCCCACAAAGCGGGCGTAGTAGAGCACAGCGTTGCCGTAGAACGTCCACCACGGGGCCAGCGTAAGCGGCGCCGTGAGGGTGAGGGCGTAATTGTGCTGCACGGCCAGGTTCACGCTTTGGCTTACCACCAGCAAGTTGCCGTCGGGCGAAGGCTGGCTTTGAATGGCAATGGGCCGGTCGGTGCGGCTGTAGCTGAGGCCGGTGCTGAACTTCTGGCGGAAGGTGTGGGTCAGCTCCACGTTGTAGCTGGTGGCGGGCACCAGATCAGGGTTGCCCGAGCCGTACGAGGTGGGGTCGATGTAGACGCGCAACGGGTTCACCTGGCTGTAGTTGGGGCGCTCGATGCGGCGGCTCAGGGCCAGGGCCAGCGCGTGCCGGTCGTTGAGCGTGTGCTCCACCGATAGGCTCGGAAATAGTTGGAAGTAGTGGCGTTCGAAGTTGTCGGCCCCGCTCGCCGATTGGCCCAGCGTGTTGGTTTGCTCGGCGCGCAAGCCAGCTTGCAGCCCCGTGCGGGCCCCGGCGCGGCGCAGGATGCCGTAGGCGGCGTTCACGTTCTCGTCGTAGCGAAACGCGTTGGAAATGGCCAGGTCCCGCGCCGTGATGCCGTTCTGGGTGCGGTCAAACGCCACGTCATTGTCTGAGCGCACGCTTGTGACCTTGGCCCCAGCTTCTAGGCGCACGCGGTGGGGCAGGGGCCGGGCATAGTCGGCCTTCACCGATTCGATGTAGAGGGTACTTTCTTGATTGCCAGCGAGCCAGTCCGGGACCCCGCTGGGCTGGTCGTAGGCCGTGGCCAGGCCGGTGAGCCGGCGGACGTCGTAGCGGGCATAGTCAGCGTCGGCCGAGAGCGTGGCGGCCCCGGCCGAATCGGCAAAGGCGTGGCGTAGGTTGGCGTTGAGCGTCACGCTGGGGCGGCGCACGTCTTGGTCGATGGTGGCGTGGTAGCGGCTGGCCAGGGCCCCCGCGCCGTCGTACCGGCTCGTCTGGTTTTGGTTGGTGCTGGTGAGCCCGCTAATAAGGCCACTGGCGGTTACGCCCACCAGGGTACGGGCCGATAGATTGTAATCGACCCCGGCCTTGAAGGCGTGCGACTGCAAGTGGCTCGTCAGGTCGTTGTTCTGCGCGCTGCTGCTGCTGGGGCCCCCAGTCGGCGCAAATTGCCGCTCAATATCGACCCGCACGAAGCCGCCCCGGTCGGAGTAGGTGTAGTTGCCGAAGGCGTTGACCTGCTGGCGGCGGTAATTCAGGGCCCCACCGCCCGTGAACTTGCCGTACTCGCCGCGGCCGTAGGCGGCGTTCACGCTGCCGTTGGTGCCCAGGCGCTGGTCTTTTTTGAGGTGAATGGCGATGACGCCGGCCGTGCCCTGGGCGTCGTAGCTGGCGGGCGGGTTGGTAATCAGCTCAATGGTGCTCACCTGCTCGGCCGGTAGAGCCCGCAGCAAGTCGGCCAGCTCGGCGCCGGTCAGGGCCAGCCGCTTGCCGTCGAGCAGCACCAGCAGGCCCTGGCGGCCGCGCAGGCTCAGGTTGCCCTCCGCGTCGAGGGTCACGCCCGGGGCCCGGCCCAGCAGTTGGACGGTGGTGGCGCCGGCCGCCAGCGGGCTGTTTTCCACGTTCAGTACGGTGCGGTCGGCCAGGTGCTCGTACAGCGGCCGGGCAGTCGTTACGGACACCTCCTTTAGGGCCGTGCTGGCGCTGCGGGCCAGTAGCAGCGGCGGCAGTGTCAGGCCCGCGGCCGGCAGCTCGAATACCGGGCTCCAGCGGCGCCGGTAGCCCACCTGCGCCGCCGACACCAGGTAGCGCCCGCCCGCCGCCGCCTCCAGCTGGAACGTGCCCTGGGCCCCGGTGAACTCCGCCTTCACCGCCACCGAGTCGGCGGCGCGGTGCAGTGTGATAGTGGCAAAGACCACGGGGGCCCCGCCCGCGCTGTCGGCCACGGTGCCGCGCACGGCGGGAACCGACTGGGCTGCGCCAGCCACCGGCACAGCCAGCCCCAAGCTGGCTATGGCCACGCAACGCATGAAAATAAAATATAACCTTGTTGAGGAAAAATTGGGCATAGGCCTTATAAGCGTCCAAAAATAGCGCGACGGCCGGGGCCCGGGGAGCGGGGCGGGGCGCAGCAAAAAAGCTTTCCCGCCTTTTCGGCTGCTGGAGCGCGTTCGGGGCTACCGCTGGGGGCCAGCTGGGTTGCTTATAATCAGCGTATTATCTATAAATAATGTGGGAGTTGCAGCCTTGGAAGCATTGAAAGATAGAAGCAAAGGCGCCCATTTTCCAATGTTTTTTACCCCTTTTCGCCCTGGCGGGCCGGGTACCACGGCGGCGGCGGCGGCGCCGGCCGCCGGGCGGTTGGTATTTTTGCCCGATGCTTCCCGTTCAGCTTTCCGTGGCGACCCTCGCCGACCTGCCCGCCGCTGCCCAGCAGCTCGCCGCCGCCATTGCCGCCAGCGGCTGCCCGGTGGTGGCCCTGGTGGGCGAAATGGGCGCCGGCAAAACCACCCTCGTGCGGGCCCTGGGCGCGGCGCTGGGCATCGCCGATGACATCAGCAGCCCCACCTTTGCCTTAGTGCACGAGTACCGCGACGGGCGCGGGGCCCCAGTGTACCACTTCGACTTTTATCGTATCGATTCCGTCGACGAGGCCGTTCGGATCGGGGCCACCGAGTACTTCGATTCGGGGTATCTTTGCTTGGTAGAATGGCCCGACCGCGTGGCAGCATTGCTGCCCGTGCCTCGGCTCGAACTTACCCTTATCCCCACGGGCCCCGAAGCGCGGGAAATCGAATTAAAACTTATAAATTAAGAATTAAAAATGGTAAGCAAGAAATTGAAAATAAGGGTTTTGCCTTTCCATTTTTAATTCTTAATTTATAATTTTTAATCCCTTTTCCTCCGATGCCCGAACAACTACCCCCCGGTTTCGAGTCGCTCGCGGCCAGCCGCGCCTACTTCACGCAGGAGTCGACCCTGGCCGTGGAAACGCGCAAGCGCAAGCTCTTCATCGGCCTGCCGCGCGAAACCACGCTCCAGGAAAACCGCCTGGGCCTCACACCCGAAGCCGTGCAGCACCTCGTCACGGCCGGCCACGAGGTAGTGCTGGAGGCCGGGGCCGGCGAGCCCAGCAAGTACTCCGACCACAACTACTCCGAGGCCGGGGCCCAAGTCGTGTACTCGCCGCAGGAAGTGTTCCAGGCCGACATCGTGCTGAAGGTGGCCCCGCCCACGCGCGACGAAATCGAGTTCATGCGCCCGGGCCAAACCCTGATTTCAGCCCTGCAAATGGGTACGCTCACGGCCGAGTACATCGCCGCGCTGCAACGCAAGAAGGTGAACGCCATCGGGTTCGAGTTCATCCGCGACCCCTCGGGGGCCATGCCCGTGGTGCGCGCCATGAGCGAAATCGCCGGCTCGACGGTGATGCTGGTGGCAGCCGAGTACCTGGCCCGCTCCAACGAGGGGAAGGGCATCATCCTGGGCGGCATCACGGGGGTGCCGCCCTCGCAGGTCGTCATCCTGGGGGCCGGCACGGTGGCCGAGTACGCCGCCCGCGCCGCCATCGGCCTCGGGGCCGAGGTGAAGGTGTTCGACAACCACCTCTACAAGCTGCGCCGCCTCAAGCACAACCTGGGCACCCAGCTCTACACCAGCACGTTGGATACGTTTGCTTTGAGCCAGCAAATCCGCCGGGCCGACGTCGTGATTGGGGCCCTGAGCATCGAGGACGGCCGCATCCCGTTCATGGTGCCCGAGGAAATGGTGGCCAGCATGGCCCCCGGCTCCATCGTCATCGACGTAAGCATCGACCAGGGCGGCTGCTTCGAAACCAGCGAGATGACCAGCCACTCGCAGCCCATCTTCCGCAAGTACGACGTGGTGCACTACTGCGTGCCCAACATCGCCTCGCGCGTGCCCCGCACCGCCACCAACGCCCTGAGCAACATTTTTACCCCCATTCTCCAGGAAATCCACCAGCACGGCGGCATCAACGAAGTGCTCTTCACCAACGAGCACTTCCGCGCCGGCGTCTACATCTACCGCGGCTCGCTCACGAATGCGGCCATCGGGAAGAAGTACAACATGCGGTACAAGGAGTTGGGGCTGCTGATTGCGGTTAGGAACTAAGCCGGTGGGGCCCCAGCCGCTCCCTTAACGCACGGTGTGCAGCTGGAACGACCGGAAAATGTTGAACCCAAAGAAGATGTCGCCTTTGAAGAAATTGCCCTGAGTTTGGGGGATGAAAAATTTCTCGATCATGCCCTGGGAGTTGGTGAAGTACAGCTGGAATACGTGGCCGCCGGTTTCGATATCGAAGCCTATGGCCAGGGCGTTGCGGTAGTCGCCGGCGGTGGCGCCGGGCAGCAGGTAGTAGTATTCGCCGGTGAGGGCAAAGCGCTTGGTGAGCTTTTGGCAGGCCGCGACGCCCAAGGCCAGCACATTGTTTTGGTCGCGGCGCAGGTCCACGTAGTTGCGGTGCAGCAGCGTGGGCATGAGCTGCACCGAGAGGACCGGGCTGAACTTGCGGGCCAGCAGCGCCTGGAAGGTGTAGGTGACGCGCGAAGCGGTGGAGCGCTCGGGCTGGGGCCCAAAATTTAGGGTGGTGAGGGCAGCCGTGGCCAGCAGCGTGACCGAGACGGGCAGGGCCCCTGCGCCGATGCTTTGGCGCAACAGCTTGTATTTCACGAAGCCATCGACGGTTTTCTCCAGCGAGCTGCGGCCCACGCCCGCGGCCAGCCGGTCGGTGAGGCCGTACTCCAGGCCCAGCCGGATGGTGGCCTGGTCGAGGCCAAAGAATTCGTAGGAGCCGCTGTTGAGCCGGCTGAAGCGGTGCGAAATCAGGAACAAGAGGCTGCCGTGGCCGGGCGTCTCGACGGAGTGCCCGTTGATGACGCGCGTGCCCTTGAAGGTGGCCACTACGTAGTCGCGGCGCAGGCTGTCGGCGGTTAGCGCCGATAGCTGGTGCATCAGGTCTTGGGCGCGGGCAGGGGCCGCGGCCAGCAGCAGCAGCGCCAGGGCCAGTAGCTGCCGGGGTAATGGTAAAGCCATGCCGAAGAGAGATTAAGGCGCGAGGGGGGCGCAGGTGAGGGCCACGGTCACGTCCACGGATTTGGCCACGTGGCCGCGCACCAGCGCCGGTATTTCGATGTTGTAGTCGGCCGGGGCCACCGCAAACTTGGTGTTGACCAGCAAGTAGTTGCCCTGCCGGGCGAGGGTGCCCGGCACCCGCACGCGCCGCGTCACGCCGTGGATGGTGAGGTCGCCCTCCACCGGCACGGCCTGGGGCCCCGGCCCGGCCAGCACCGCCGCCTCAAACGCCACCAAATGGCCCGAAAACGTAGCCTTGGGGTACTTTTCCGATTCCACGTAGTTCTCGTTGAAGTGCGTCTGCATCAACAATTTCGGAAACACGAACGCCTTCATGAGCACCGTGAACACGACCTGGCCGGACTGCACGTCCACGGCCGCGCCCACCTGCTGGTTGCGGGCGGCAATGTCCTCGAAGGGCGTGGCTGAGAAGAAGCTGATGG
This genomic stretch from Hymenobacter sp. PAMC 26628 harbors:
- the tsaE gene encoding tRNA (adenosine(37)-N6)-threonylcarbamoyltransferase complex ATPase subunit type 1 TsaE, with the translated sequence MATLADLPAAAQQLAAAIAASGCPVVALVGEMGAGKTTLVRALGAALGIADDISSPTFALVHEYRDGRGAPVYHFDFYRIDSVDEAVRIGATEYFDSGYLCLVEWPDRVAALLPVPRLELTLIPTGPEAREIELKLIN
- a CDS encoding outer membrane beta-barrel protein codes for the protein MRCVAIASLGLAVPVAGAAQSVPAVRGTVADSAGGAPVVFATITLHRAADSVAVKAEFTGAQGTFQLEAAAGGRYLVSAAQVGYRRRWSPVFELPAAGLTLPPLLLARSASTALKEVSVTTARPLYEHLADRTVLNVENSPLAAGATTVQLLGRAPGVTLDAEGNLSLRGRQGLLVLLDGKRLALTGAELADLLRALPAEQVSTIELITNPPASYDAQGTAGVIAIHLKKDQRLGTNGSVNAAYGRGEYGKFTGGGALNYRRQQVNAFGNYTYSDRGGFVRVDIERQFAPTGGPSSSSAQNNDLTSHLQSHAFKAGVDYNLSARTLVGVTASGLISGLTSTNQNQTSRYDGAGALASRYHATIDQDVRRPSVTLNANLRHAFADSAGAATLSADADYARYDVRRLTGLATAYDQPSGVPDWLAGNQESTLYIESVKADYARPLPHRVRLEAGAKVTSVRSDNDVAFDRTQNGITARDLAISNAFRYDENVNAAYGILRRAGARTGLQAGLRAEQTNTLGQSASGADNFERHYFQLFPSLSVEHTLNDRHALALALSRRIERPNYSQVNPLRVYIDPTSYGSGNPDLVPATSYNVELTHTFRQKFSTGLSYSRTDRPIAIQSQPSPDGNLLVVSQSVNLAVQHNYALTLTAPLTLAPWWTFYGNAVLYYARFVGGPAGGPPVNHRPALTFTGSNTFALPGGWTGELSTNFETGETFGYERLKYRGQVGAGVQKSLWAQQATLRLNVADVFYTTPVRSTQTYATFSETFYQRQDTRVVTLAFTYRFGSTKVAGARKRAAGAEDELRRAAGQ
- a CDS encoding alanine dehydrogenase; the protein is MPEQLPPGFESLAASRAYFTQESTLAVETRKRKLFIGLPRETTLQENRLGLTPEAVQHLVTAGHEVVLEAGAGEPSKYSDHNYSEAGAQVVYSPQEVFQADIVLKVAPPTRDEIEFMRPGQTLISALQMGTLTAEYIAALQRKKVNAIGFEFIRDPSGAMPVVRAMSEIAGSTVMLVAAEYLARSNEGKGIILGGITGVPPSQVVILGAGTVAEYAARAAIGLGAEVKVFDNHLYKLRRLKHNLGTQLYTSTLDTFALSQQIRRADVVIGALSIEDGRIPFMVPEEMVASMAPGSIVIDVSIDQGGCFETSEMTSHSQPIFRKYDVVHYCVPNIASRVPRTATNALSNIFTPILQEIHQHGGINEVLFTNEHFRAGVYIYRGSLTNAAIGKKYNMRYKELGLLIAVRN
- a CDS encoding YceI family protein encodes the protein MGAAVDVQSGQVVFTVLMKAFVFPKLLMQTHFNENYVESEKYPKATFSGHLVAFEAAVLAGPGPQAVPVEGDLTIHGVTRRVRVPGTLARQGNYLLVNTKFAVAPADYNIEIPALVRGHVAKSVDVTVALTCAPLAP
- a CDS encoding DUF5777 family beta-barrel protein translates to MALPLPRQLLALALLLLAAAPARAQDLMHQLSALTADSLRRDYVVATFKGTRVINGHSVETPGHGSLLFLISHRFSRLNSGSYEFFGLDQATIRLGLEYGLTDRLAAGVGRSSLEKTVDGFVKYKLLRQSIGAGALPVSVTLLATAALTTLNFGPQPERSTASRVTYTFQALLARKFSPVLSVQLMPTLLHRNYVDLRRDQNNVLALGVAACQKLTKRFALTGEYYYLLPGATAGDYRNALAIGFDIETGGHVFQLYFTNSQGMIEKFFIPQTQGNFFKGDIFFGFNIFRSFQLHTVR
- a CDS encoding pyridoxal phosphate-dependent aminotransferase, whose translation is MKISHLAAGLSGSEIIKIGNEVSDMVRQGATICNLTIGDFDPALFPIPEGLQEGIIAAYQQHQTNYPPAPGIAELRQAAADFVHQRQGLTYTPAEFLVAGGSRPLIYAAYRALVDAGDRVVFPVPSWNNNHYCHLTGATPVAVPTRPEADFMPTAADLAPHLAGATLLALCSPLNPTGTVFTKAALEEICDLVLLENQRRGPNEKPLYILYDQIYWLLTFGETEHFDPVSLRPALREYVLYIDGLSKCFAATGVRVGYAFGPALVIDQMKAILGHVGAWAPKAEQVAAAKFLPQTGPVDAFLDGIKAGLQRSLQALYDGLGALEAQGYPVAAIAPAGAIYLTARIDAVGRTTPAGQVLATTKDVASYLIQAAGLAAVPFSAFGADATDPWFRLSVGAESMASIDAALLRLPAALDALGVREPVKL